One genomic window of Spirochaetota bacterium includes the following:
- a CDS encoding tetratricopeptide repeat protein: protein MSESIKILNSKLHIPSSLDIIKRDRIYPLLIDITKKRLTTVIAGAGFGKTTLITEVCEYLNLETVWYRLDKSDSDFITFISYLIAGIKKYFSKFGIETHQRIEETRVLTQERDAVLTVFLSEIDKLIKGDLIIVLDDYHLIQDSQEINESLKFLLEHLSPLVHLIIISRTDIGLPISRLRAQRQVLDIREENLIFSIPEIEDLYFQLFNITLPNESLVTLQQKTDGWVSGLILFYHSLKWKSPDKVEELLLKLKGSHQMISDYLAENVYDLQPDVIKDFLIKTSILSRVGAEFCNQLLGINNSKDILSYLERNHLFTFSSSDERRWYYYHHLFQEYLNTKLESELHREDIIKLHNDAAILWEKRSEVEESIRHYLTAEQLGEACRLLKNIGSKLINEGRFQLISSYLKQIPESYMNKEPWIQYIQAQILSISGKPQEAIRTYQKAYKTFRKYDSREGTGLCMYALGSSYCRSGDFPRAERNLKRLHNQVKDNKPLYIDILGTLIFITSHLGKMTVADQYYKEAISLLDGSENKELRAILYFTQGFRYVFSGDCIKALEFGERAKEISLEFEFCHLLAMSYHLISWTYYYLGFFLKGLENAQKGLDLVRERGIRDSTYAWLLLDLSLNAATLGRITEAISDGKESLRMFQELGYGWGQVYAYYVLHNTFFKSGNQLVAEEYLISGLELVEGMTLPLTEGLLKRSLANILLDKGQWEKARPLLEDAKRLLRNSKLNLSRVYLTYARFYWEQRQREDAINILISALKLCKANQYDIWVVSEKNWIISLLVELFALSKMKDYLQRILDNIGLYAREELRLLQKDKNPQTSKAASILLDEIKKAPPPGLRVYCLGTFRVFRGDVEIPNERWKNKNAKMLFKYFIYARNRGYLSKEVLMELLWSERDPKKTIYSLHNALTSIRKTLEPEIKRGISSSYLLKEDDSYLLYLGEEGWVDVDEFLQELKLAKEEKDTEKSISHYLKAEATYRSDFLEEDVYAEWCFDQREMLKGQYLDLLMKLMKHFERKWDYSKCIEYARKYLGADKYAEHIYQQLMNYYSLTGNKTMLNKTYERCKDNILKELDFPLSKETEELYEELVSLT from the coding sequence ATGAGTGAAAGTATCAAAATCCTAAACTCAAAGCTCCATATTCCAAGCTCATTGGATATCATAAAAAGAGATAGAATATATCCTTTATTGATTGACATCACTAAGAAGAGACTCACTACAGTAATTGCAGGTGCAGGTTTCGGAAAGACAACACTGATTACAGAGGTATGTGAGTATTTAAACCTAGAAACAGTATGGTATCGTCTCGATAAATCCGATTCTGATTTCATAACATTCATCAGTTACCTAATTGCTGGTATAAAGAAATATTTTTCAAAATTTGGGATAGAAACTCATCAAAGAATAGAAGAGACCCGAGTTTTAACTCAAGAACGCGATGCTGTTCTTACTGTTTTTTTAAGCGAGATTGACAAACTCATCAAAGGTGACCTTATAATTGTACTCGATGATTATCATCTTATACAAGATAGCCAGGAGATAAACGAATCACTGAAATTCCTTCTTGAACATCTTTCTCCCTTAGTTCATCTGATTATTATCAGTCGCACCGATATAGGGTTGCCGATATCTCGATTAAGAGCCCAGAGACAGGTCCTCGATATTAGAGAAGAAAACCTTATTTTTTCCATTCCCGAAATCGAAGATCTCTATTTTCAATTATTTAATATCACTCTACCAAATGAAAGCCTTGTAACCCTCCAACAAAAGACAGACGGTTGGGTCTCTGGCCTTATCCTCTTCTATCACTCGTTAAAATGGAAAAGTCCAGATAAAGTTGAAGAGCTTTTATTGAAACTAAAGGGTTCTCATCAAATGATTTCAGACTATCTGGCTGAAAATGTATATGATCTACAGCCGGATGTGATAAAGGACTTTCTGATTAAAACCTCGATCCTCTCTCGGGTTGGTGCTGAGTTTTGTAATCAGCTTTTGGGGATAAATAATTCCAAAGATATCTTAAGCTATCTTGAAAGGAATCATCTTTTCACATTTTCCTCGAGTGATGAAAGAAGATGGTATTATTATCACCATCTTTTTCAGGAATACCTAAATACTAAATTAGAGAGTGAGCTACATCGAGAAGACATTATAAAACTCCACAATGACGCAGCAATACTCTGGGAAAAAAGGAGTGAAGTTGAGGAGTCAATAAGGCATTACCTGACAGCGGAGCAATTAGGAGAGGCATGCAGGCTGTTAAAGAATATTGGAAGCAAATTGATCAATGAAGGACGCTTTCAACTGATTAGTTCATATCTTAAGCAAATACCAGAGAGTTATATGAATAAAGAACCGTGGATTCAGTATATTCAGGCCCAGATACTGAGTATTTCCGGCAAACCGCAAGAGGCAATCCGAACCTACCAAAAGGCATATAAAACCTTTCGTAAATATGATTCCAGGGAGGGTACAGGTCTGTGCATGTATGCCTTAGGTTCCAGCTATTGTCGGTCAGGCGATTTTCCAAGAGCAGAAAGGAATCTTAAGAGATTGCACAATCAGGTTAAGGATAATAAACCCCTTTATATCGATATTCTGGGAACTCTGATATTTATTACATCCCATTTGGGAAAAATGACTGTTGCTGATCAATATTACAAAGAGGCTATTTCCTTATTGGATGGATCAGAAAACAAGGAGCTTCGCGCAATTCTTTACTTCACTCAGGGTTTTCGATATGTCTTTTCAGGGGACTGTATTAAAGCATTGGAGTTTGGAGAAAGGGCAAAAGAGATATCTCTGGAATTCGAATTTTGCCACTTGCTTGCTATGAGTTATCATCTTATCTCCTGGACTTATTACTATCTAGGCTTTTTTTTAAAAGGCCTGGAAAACGCCCAAAAAGGATTAGACTTAGTTAGAGAAAGGGGAATTCGAGATAGCACATATGCCTGGCTCTTACTGGATTTAAGTCTTAATGCAGCAACTCTGGGAAGGATAACAGAGGCGATCAGTGATGGTAAAGAAAGTTTGAGAATGTTTCAGGAACTGGGATATGGCTGGGGTCAAGTGTATGCTTATTACGTACTTCATAATACATTTTTTAAATCAGGCAACCAGCTAGTTGCAGAGGAATATCTTATATCTGGTTTAGAACTGGTTGAAGGAATGACATTGCCTCTGACAGAGGGATTACTGAAAAGGAGCTTGGCAAATATTTTACTGGATAAAGGACAATGGGAAAAGGCTCGACCCCTACTGGAAGATGCAAAAAGACTCCTTAGAAATTCAAAATTAAATCTCAGTAGAGTATATCTCACCTATGCCCGATTTTATTGGGAACAGAGACAAAGGGAAGATGCCATAAACATACTAATCTCAGCTCTCAAGCTTTGCAAAGCGAATCAATATGACATCTGGGTTGTTTCCGAAAAAAATTGGATAATCTCTCTCCTTGTTGAGCTTTTTGCCCTGAGTAAAATGAAGGACTATTTACAAAGAATTTTGGATAATATTGGCTTGTATGCTCGAGAGGAGTTAAGGCTCTTACAAAAAGATAAAAATCCACAGACTAGTAAAGCAGCCTCAATTCTATTGGATGAAATTAAGAAAGCACCTCCTCCGGGCCTTCGAGTCTACTGCCTTGGGACATTCAGGGTATTTCGGGGAGATGTTGAAATTCCGAATGAGAGATGGAAGAATAAAAATGCAAAGATGCTCTTTAAGTATTTTATTTATGCGCGAAACAGGGGATATTTATCTAAGGAAGTATTGATGGAACTTTTATGGTCAGAGAGAGATCCGAAAAAGACAATTTATTCCCTCCATAATGCTCTTACTTCAATAAGAAAAACACTGGAGCCAGAAATTAAAAGGGGAATATCATCTTCATATTTATTGAAAGAAGATGATTCGTACCTGCTTTATCTAGGAGAGGAAGGCTGGGTAGATGTTGATGAATTTTTGCAAGAATTGAAACTTGCCAAAGAGGAAAAAGATACTGAAAAGTCAATCTCACACTATCTAAAAGCTGAAGCAACTTATCGCAGCGATTTTTTGGAAGAAGATGTTTATGCAGAATGGTGCTTTGACCAGAGGGAGATGCTCAAAGGACAATACCTTGATCTACTAATGAAACTAATGAAACACTTTGAGAGAAAGTGGGACTATTCAAAGTGTATTGAATATGCAAGGAAGTATTTAGGTGCTGATAAATATGCTGAACATATCTATCAACAATTGATGAATTATTATTCCCTGACAGGGAATAAGACCATGCTTAACAAAACTTATGAAAGGTGTAAAGATAATATACTAAAGGAATTAGATTTCCCCTTAAGTAAAGAAACAGAAGAATTATATGAAGAATTAGTATCATTAACATAA